The following proteins are encoded in a genomic region of Streptomyces sp. SLBN-31:
- a CDS encoding AAA family ATPase, whose protein sequence is MTLRRDFKEPARGRPDLVIGRDELVAAAREQLARGGSVLLHGPAGIGKSTVLRALASEYGTSAGTVLRCSATESESHLPFLALADLLGLVLDDVSDKLPAAQRTALESALGGGESTLQRDGLALRLAVLSALRALTADGPVLVVADDLQWLDSASAELLGFAARRLGGTRVQLLSAVRTEGQEYDRHLRSSPPDTLAVRLGALSRAQVSALLDHRGYTGLPRSTVRDIHRTSGGNPLFALELGRALAENPTAPRPGEPLPVPTSLRALVLNRLEALSDEARRTLLVASAGARPTLALLHAAGRENAEAETARAAELGLLATDPEGPAVRFAHPLISAALYAEAPAQERRAVHAALSTAASDPIERARHLALATTGTDPEAAARLAEAAALARDRGAPSAAASLGLLAALHTPADDEPGPDQRRLQAAEDAITAGEVDLARDIAREVLTRATSPADRVRAWMVVIEAAGQALGEVDTVYPQVLADAGDDPRLLALVHYQLAWRGLVVEGDFAKGREEAAHAAELAARAGDRRTELLALSFQAQTEALMGHPAAPETIKRALMEPQDPQVTCHHNGAGMARYRWLIMSDELPDARATVSALLREVRRRGMVESEVHFVRLLADTELRSGNCGRALDLARESMRLARDSGIGEMPSAVLASLAEAAGGDVQRALELGREAVELAEQAGDQMYISRGLTALGQAQLVAGDAEGAVASLRRVRELENGFGITDPARGRWHGDLAEALVRIGELDEAQRVVDETRAHALRLGRESMLAVLDRAEALVRAARGDQEAAVAQLTSAQDRLAKLGYGLEEARAAFALAGLHSGRPGPTSYDEAARLFRRCRALPWLRQAEAAAVAGRVEPNPPAPASEGLEGLASMERQVAALVMEGATNREIAARLFISVKTVEATLTRVYRKLGIRSRVDIVRLAAGRRTK, encoded by the coding sequence GTGACCTTGCGACGGGACTTCAAGGAGCCTGCCAGAGGCCGCCCCGACCTGGTCATCGGCCGGGACGAGCTGGTCGCCGCGGCGCGTGAGCAGCTCGCGCGCGGCGGCAGCGTGCTGCTCCACGGCCCCGCCGGAATAGGAAAGTCCACCGTCCTGCGGGCATTGGCATCCGAATATGGGACATCGGCCGGCACCGTGTTGCGCTGCTCGGCGACCGAGTCCGAATCCCACCTCCCGTTCCTGGCGCTCGCCGACCTCCTCGGCCTGGTCCTCGACGACGTGTCCGACAAGCTGCCCGCGGCCCAGCGCACGGCCCTGGAGTCGGCGCTGGGCGGCGGCGAGTCCACCCTCCAGCGCGACGGCCTCGCCCTGCGCCTGGCGGTGCTCTCCGCCCTGCGCGCCCTCACCGCCGACGGCCCCGTCCTGGTCGTCGCCGACGACCTGCAGTGGCTGGACTCCGCGAGCGCCGAACTCCTCGGCTTCGCCGCCCGCCGCCTCGGCGGCACCCGCGTGCAGCTGCTCAGCGCGGTGCGCACGGAGGGCCAGGAGTACGACCGCCACCTGCGCTCCTCGCCGCCGGACACCCTCGCCGTCCGGCTCGGCGCGCTCTCCCGCGCCCAGGTCTCCGCCCTGCTCGACCACCGCGGCTACACCGGCCTGCCCCGCTCCACGGTGCGCGACATCCACCGCACCAGCGGCGGCAACCCGCTCTTCGCCCTCGAACTGGGCCGCGCCCTGGCCGAGAACCCGACCGCGCCCCGGCCCGGCGAGCCCCTGCCGGTGCCGACCTCGCTGCGCGCCCTCGTCCTCAACCGGCTGGAGGCCCTGTCCGACGAGGCCCGCCGCACCCTTCTGGTCGCCAGCGCCGGCGCCCGCCCGACCCTGGCCCTGCTGCACGCGGCCGGCCGTGAGAACGCCGAGGCCGAGACGGCCCGGGCGGCCGAGCTGGGTCTGCTGGCGACGGACCCGGAGGGCCCGGCCGTACGCTTCGCGCACCCGCTGATCTCGGCCGCGCTGTACGCGGAGGCCCCGGCGCAGGAGCGGCGCGCGGTGCACGCGGCGCTGTCCACGGCCGCCTCCGACCCGATCGAGCGGGCCCGGCATCTGGCGCTCGCGACCACCGGCACCGATCCGGAGGCCGCGGCCCGGCTCGCCGAGGCCGCCGCCCTCGCCCGGGACCGCGGCGCCCCCTCGGCGGCCGCCTCGCTGGGGCTGCTCGCCGCCCTGCACACCCCGGCCGACGACGAGCCCGGACCGGATCAGCGCCGGCTCCAGGCCGCCGAGGACGCGATCACCGCGGGTGAGGTGGACCTCGCCCGGGACATCGCCCGCGAGGTGCTGACCCGGGCCACCTCGCCCGCGGACCGGGTGCGGGCCTGGATGGTGGTGATCGAGGCGGCCGGGCAGGCGCTCGGCGAGGTCGACACCGTCTACCCGCAGGTGCTCGCCGACGCCGGCGACGACCCCCGGCTGCTCGCCCTGGTCCACTACCAGCTGGCCTGGCGGGGCCTGGTCGTCGAGGGCGACTTCGCCAAGGGCCGCGAGGAGGCCGCGCACGCGGCGGAGCTCGCTGCCCGGGCCGGCGACCGGCGCACCGAGCTCCTCGCGCTGTCCTTCCAGGCGCAGACCGAGGCCCTGATGGGCCACCCGGCCGCCCCCGAGACGATCAAGCGGGCCCTGATGGAGCCGCAGGACCCGCAGGTGACCTGCCATCACAACGGCGCCGGCATGGCCCGCTACCGCTGGCTGATCATGAGTGACGAGCTGCCCGACGCCCGGGCCACCGTCAGCGCGCTGCTGCGCGAGGTGCGCCGGCGCGGCATGGTCGAGAGCGAGGTGCACTTCGTGCGCCTGCTCGCCGACACCGAACTGCGCTCCGGGAACTGCGGGCGGGCGCTCGACCTGGCCCGCGAGAGCATGCGGCTGGCGCGCGACTCCGGGATCGGCGAGATGCCCTCCGCCGTGCTCGCCTCCCTCGCGGAGGCCGCCGGCGGAGACGTGCAGCGGGCGCTGGAGCTGGGCCGGGAGGCGGTGGAACTCGCCGAGCAGGCCGGGGACCAGATGTACATCTCGCGGGGCCTGACCGCGCTCGGGCAGGCCCAGTTGGTGGCGGGGGACGCGGAGGGGGCGGTGGCCTCCCTGCGTCGGGTGCGGGAGCTGGAGAACGGTTTCGGCATCACCGATCCGGCCCGCGGCCGCTGGCACGGGGACCTCGCCGAGGCCCTCGTGCGCATCGGGGAGCTCGACGAGGCGCAGCGGGTCGTCGACGAGACCCGCGCGCACGCGCTGCGGCTGGGCCGGGAGAGCATGCTCGCCGTGCTGGACCGGGCCGAGGCGCTGGTGCGCGCCGCGCGCGGCGACCAGGAGGCCGCCGTCGCCCAGCTGACGTCGGCTCAGGACCGGCTGGCCAAGCTGGGCTACGGCCTGGAGGAGGCCCGAGCCGCGTTCGCGCTCGCCGGGCTGCACTCGGGCCGGCCCGGCCCGACGTCGTACGACGAGGCGGCCCGGCTCTTCCGCCGCTGCCGGGCGCTGCCGTGGCTGCGCCAGGCCGAGGCCGCCGCGGTCGCGGGCCGGGTGGAACCGAATCCCCCCGCTCCCGCGTCGGAGGGCCTGGAGGGCCTCGCCTCGATGGAGCGTCAGGTCGCCGCGCTCGTCATGGAGGGCGCGACCAACCGCGAGATCGCCGCGCGTCTGTTCATCAGCGTCAAGACGGTCGAGGCGACCCTCACCCGGGTCTACCGCAAGCTCGGCATCCGCTCTCGGGTGGATATCGTCCGACTGGCGGCGGGGCGCCGTACGAAGTGA
- a CDS encoding response regulator transcription factor: protein MTADAAGAVEIRNALVRLRRATGLPVAFGGLVEPGRRRVRISELSGNSTPALSGLPVTSGNGLGGRAVALARPCAVTDYSSAKQISHEYDIPVATEGLRSILAVPVVVRRRVRGVLYGALRTAEPLGDRTLGAAMEAARDVEQALVVRDEVRGLLAAAAGAEPVRERASGAVWEQVREAHTALRALAPRIADPALRTELLDACRLLTPEPVRTEVRLAPRELDVLTCLAAGATNADASERLGLRPETVKSYLRSAMRKLGAHTRGEAVASARRAGLLP, encoded by the coding sequence GTGACAGCAGACGCGGCCGGGGCGGTCGAGATACGCAACGCGCTGGTACGACTGCGGCGCGCGACCGGACTGCCGGTCGCCTTCGGCGGCCTGGTGGAACCCGGCCGGCGGCGGGTGCGTATCAGCGAACTGAGCGGCAACAGCACGCCCGCGCTCAGCGGGCTCCCGGTGACCTCGGGCAACGGCCTCGGCGGCCGTGCGGTCGCGCTCGCGCGGCCGTGCGCGGTGACCGACTACTCCTCGGCGAAGCAGATCAGCCACGAGTACGACATCCCGGTCGCCACCGAGGGGCTGCGCTCGATCCTGGCGGTACCGGTGGTGGTACGACGCCGGGTGCGCGGTGTGCTGTACGGCGCCCTGCGCACGGCCGAGCCGCTCGGCGACCGCACGCTGGGCGCGGCGATGGAGGCGGCGCGGGACGTGGAGCAGGCGCTGGTGGTCCGGGACGAGGTCAGGGGGCTGCTCGCGGCGGCCGCCGGCGCCGAACCGGTGCGGGAGCGTGCGTCGGGCGCCGTCTGGGAGCAGGTGCGGGAGGCGCACACGGCCCTGCGGGCGCTGGCGCCGCGGATCGCGGACCCGGCGCTGCGGACGGAACTCCTCGACGCCTGCCGGCTGCTGACGCCGGAGCCCGTCCGGACCGAGGTGCGCCTGGCACCGCGCGAGCTGGACGTGCTGACCTGTCTGGCGGCCGGCGCGACGAACGCCGACGCGTCGGAGCGGCTGGGGCTCAGGCCGGAGACGGTCAAGAGCTATCTGCGCTCGGCGATGCGCAAACTGGGCGCTCACACGCGGGGTGAGGCGGTCGCCTCGGCGCGCCGGGCGGGGCTGCTGCCGTAG
- a CDS encoding AMP-binding protein, translating into MTTATEAFRSARDFLLEHREDYAKAYEGFGWPRPERFNWALDWFDVIAEGNDRTALHIVEEDGTEVRVSFAEMSARSDRVANWLRDRGVQPEDRILVMLGNQTELWETALAAMKLRAVVIPATPLLGPADLRDRVDRGRVKHVIVRAEDTAKFDDVAGAYTRISVGGLPEEGWEPYEDAYAAPAEFLPDGPTLADDPLMLYFTSGTTARPKLVEHTHTSYPIGHLATMYWIGLKPGDVHLNISSPGWAKHAWSNLFAPWNAEATVFIHNYTRFDAARLMAEMDRAGVTTFCAPPTVWRMLIQADLTQLRNRPREAVAAGEPLNPEVIEQVRRSWGVTIRDGFGQTETAVQVSNSPGQKLKTGSMGRPSPGYKVELLDPVTGAPGAAEGEICLDLSARPVGLMTGYHGDPDRTAEAMAGGYYRTGDIGSRDADGYITYVGRADDVFKASDYKISPFELESALLEHEAVAEAAVVPAPDEVRLAVPKAYIVLAEGWQPGPDTAKVLFEHSREVLAPYKRIRRLEFAPLPKTVSGKIRRIELREATAAGSDSEYREEDFR; encoded by the coding sequence ATGACGACCGCGACGGAGGCCTTTCGTAGCGCGCGGGACTTCCTGCTGGAACACCGCGAGGACTACGCGAAGGCGTACGAGGGCTTCGGCTGGCCCCGGCCCGAGCGCTTCAACTGGGCGCTCGACTGGTTCGACGTCATCGCCGAGGGCAACGACCGGACCGCGCTGCACATCGTCGAGGAGGACGGCACCGAGGTGCGCGTCTCCTTCGCGGAGATGTCCGCCCGCTCGGACCGCGTCGCGAACTGGCTGCGCGACCGGGGAGTCCAGCCCGAGGACCGCATCCTCGTCATGCTCGGCAACCAGACCGAGCTGTGGGAGACGGCCCTGGCGGCGATGAAGCTGCGGGCCGTCGTCATCCCGGCCACCCCGCTGCTCGGCCCCGCCGACCTGCGCGACCGCGTCGACCGGGGCCGCGTCAAGCACGTGATCGTCCGGGCCGAGGACACCGCCAAGTTCGACGACGTGGCCGGCGCCTACACCCGCATCTCCGTCGGCGGCCTGCCCGAGGAGGGCTGGGAGCCGTACGAGGACGCCTACGCGGCCCCCGCCGAGTTCCTCCCCGACGGGCCCACCCTCGCCGACGACCCGCTGATGCTGTACTTCACCTCCGGCACCACCGCCCGCCCCAAGCTGGTCGAGCACACCCACACCTCGTACCCGATCGGCCACCTGGCGACCATGTACTGGATCGGGCTCAAGCCGGGCGACGTGCACCTGAACATCTCCTCGCCCGGCTGGGCCAAGCACGCCTGGTCCAACCTCTTCGCGCCCTGGAACGCCGAGGCGACCGTCTTCATCCACAACTACACGCGCTTCGACGCGGCACGGCTGATGGCCGAGATGGACCGCGCGGGCGTGACCACCTTCTGCGCCCCGCCGACCGTCTGGCGCATGCTCATCCAGGCCGACCTCACCCAGCTGCGGAACAGGCCGCGCGAGGCCGTCGCCGCCGGGGAGCCGCTCAACCCCGAGGTCATCGAGCAGGTCCGCCGCTCCTGGGGTGTCACCATCCGCGACGGCTTCGGCCAGACGGAGACGGCCGTGCAGGTCTCCAACAGCCCGGGACAGAAGCTGAAGACCGGCTCCATGGGCCGGCCGAGCCCCGGCTACAAGGTCGAGCTGCTGGACCCGGTGACCGGCGCCCCCGGCGCCGCCGAGGGCGAGATCTGCCTCGACCTGTCGGCCCGGCCCGTCGGCCTGATGACCGGCTACCACGGCGACCCCGACCGTACGGCGGAGGCGATGGCGGGCGGCTACTACCGCACCGGCGACATCGGCTCCCGCGACGCCGACGGCTACATCACCTACGTCGGCCGCGCCGACGACGTCTTCAAGGCCTCCGACTACAAGATCAGCCCCTTCGAGCTGGAGAGCGCCCTGCTGGAGCACGAGGCGGTGGCCGAGGCGGCCGTCGTGCCCGCCCCGGACGAGGTGCGCCTCGCCGTGCCCAAGGCGTACATCGTGCTCGCCGAGGGCTGGCAGCCCGGGCCCGACACCGCGAAAGTGCTGTTCGAGCACTCCCGCGAGGTCCTGGCGCCGTACAAGCGCATCCGCCGCCTGGAGTTCGCGCCGCTGCCCAAGACCGTCTCCGGCAAGATCCGCCGCATCGAGCTGCGCGAGGCCACCGCCGCCGGGTCGGACTCCGAGTACCGCGAGGAGGACTTCCGGTGA